The following DNA comes from Hordeum vulgare subsp. vulgare chromosome 3H, MorexV3_pseudomolecules_assembly, whole genome shotgun sequence.
ctagagccctgtttcggtgccttgtcggagggggggtcgagcaggagggcatctacatcaaccttgttgttcccatggtgatgtgtgagtagttcaccacagacctatgaatccatagttagtacctagatggatctctctctctctctctctctctctctctcttgatcttcaatccaATGATCATCTCATCTTCGCTTTGGTATATCCAATGTAATTATTTTGtgcagtgcgtttgttgggatccgatgaattgtgggtttacgtttagattattcataataaaagatttgagtcttccCTGAATTATTtatttgattcttatttgcatggttattgtagcttcataaatctcttcgaactattgatttggtttggccaactagattagtctTTCTTCAGTGGGAGGTGTGCGTTGAAGTGGGTTCTATctggcggtgctctatatcccactAACATACTAGGGGACAAGACACATctttgtattgctgccactaaggataatatGATGGGGTTaattatcaactatcatctacacgcttcatttgcttgcaaataacgagtccaaaggGATTGATaatctcttgcccgcattgggtgcaattgtttgcttctttgtgtgcagttGCTGAAGGTTGGGGTGGCGtattactcctattggtttgataacttTGGTTCTCGCTGATGGAATAATTATCTATACTTTGCTGGATCACtcattcctcttcaaggaaaacccaacgcagatcacaagtatcagcgtACGGGTGGGCGACGAGCTTATAGGGCCCGCCCTGGGAGGTAGGGCATGCCCCTTGATCTCGTGGCCCACCCGTACATCATCCTAACCTAATTATACTTCTATAAATCCTCAAATATTCCCAAACCAACAAAGAgcaccgaaacactttttccaccgctGAAGACTCCTTTTCATTGCGATTCCGTCTAGAGACCTTTTCTAGCACACTGGTGGAGGGGGATCGAGCACTGAGGCCTTCTACATCAGCCTTGTTGTCTccatgatgatgcgtgagtagttcatcatggacctacgggtccatatctagtatctagatggattattctctctatttgatcttcaataccatgttctccatgattcccgcggtgatctatccgatgtaaccttcttttgtggtgtgtttgttggaatcggatgaattttgggtttatgatcagattattcattgaaagttattAAGCGTGttctgaactttattatgcatcgTTGTTCTAGATTcgtatttctctccgatctatctgtttggtttggccaactatattgatTTATATTCAGTGGACGTGGTGCATTGTAGTGAGTTCAATCTTCCGGTGCTCTATATCATAGtgagagaaggggacaagacacatattttattgttgccattaaggataaaacgatggggtttgttcatattgattgtgtttactttgtctacatcatgtcaccttgctccaaGCACTACTTTGTTTGCATGCACTTAATACCTTAttacctagagaggcaagcatagaagtgtcTCGAAGTGGAGTgctggtagtagatgcagaattgtttcggactacttgcttatggatgtgattcttatattcatgaccactgtcatgaataacatcataactacgtgattttctatcaattgcccaacagtaatttgtctacccactgtaTGCTCTGCTTTCGATAGAGAAtcttctagtgaaatctatgCCCCCCAGGTCTATTTAATCATATTGCTAAAAACCTAAAAACATTTCTACACTTATTTACTTTTTGTTTACTTTTATTATTTATAAATATATTTCTATAataattaatccttgcaagtaacgagttctagGGATTGCCAACCCTCTTTCCCCCGTTGGGTACAAGAATTcggttttgtgtgtgtaggtactCACGATGAGAGTTTGCCTTGATTATTCTATCGGTTCGatgaaccttggttctcacttagGGAAATACTCGTCGCTACTATTtgcttcacccttcctcttcgggGGAATATCCAAGGCAACTCACAAGTAGCATGTACCGTGCGTGAGGACTCGTATACTTATATGGTTGTTACTTGCTAAATCTATGTGACTTAGGATTATGGTCCCCACTTGTGAGTTGCCAAGGTTGTCTTGTCGAAAAAAGGAGTTTCTGAGGGGGAAAAGGACAATGTCGAACCGGTCGATCAACTCACGCGGTCTCCTCTTTTGTCATTGGTTGATGTTTTATATGTAGGATATAGTAGTTAAAAGGCATACATCGAGATCCTATCTGAGCAAAGTGGCATGGAAACTGGAGTAGGCCACCCCCTCCACACACTCTTCCTCATGAAGGAATCAAACGCCTATCATGTATCTTAGGTACTCATACtaaaatggttgtatgcatcccTAGTTGGTGCACAGGCCGGGAAGTGAAATTCTCCCATTTTTTAAAAGAGGAAGAGAccgactgtgacagcccgatgtcgacgctacagaagattccccttttaattcgttgtcgcagtgtgttttattttgtttgttgcattcatcacgcatcatgcatcatctccatcatctctggtgtgattgcttcccttgttgtgttcatttctttttcactcttctcctagccactccttgatcctttccttttccctttgctttcatttatttgagttgcagatttAAGTGCTCAAATAAATGATTCGGTTGAGCCCATAAATAATATCTATTTTATAGGGTCACCATCAAAAATCTCAGTCCTTTTGGGGTTGGTTTGGTTATGGTTTATAATTTAGGCAAGCTTGAAATATATTCAAACTCGTCCGAATTATATTCTCTAAAAATCCCCAGACCAATTTTATTAAATCCTCCCTATTTTTCTGGCTCCGGGAAAATATATctcttgttggaattccaacTGCAACcattgttttctttctttgcaagttgttgtaacagaaataaaattaaaaggttaagagagagagaaaagagagaggccTAGGCCCAAGCCTCCCTGACCTAGCCCAACCCACATCTCCCTTTCCTCCCGCAGCGCCGTCTTCCCCTCTGCGTTCTCCCTTCGTCCCGTGCCTCCCTCGTTCCTCCCCTGTGCGCTCCCATGGCCGCCTCCAGCCCgttccctctcctctccccgtgCGCCTCCTTCCTCCACATGCCGCCCGCGCCCTGGCCTCGCTGCCTCGCCCACGCTCAGCCGCCTCGCCATGCCTCTGGCCCTGCCGGAGCCCCTCTCCCCGCGCGACCATCGCCCCTAGTCTCCCACGCGCCTGTCGTCGCGGGTTGCCGCACTCTTCCCCGCGCGCCAGCCCCAGGCCCGAGCCGCGCCACCCCGTGCTCGCGTCAAGCGCCGACATGGCCTCgtccctcggcctcgcctcgctgctcgccggcgccgccccgccgctgTGCCCTCGTCCTCGCCGTTCCCAGGTCGCCGCCAGCCCCGAGCCGCAGCAGCTCCCCGCGATGCGCCCCGCCGGCCACCTCGTCGTTCTCCCTCGCCCCGCTGTGCTCGCCGCCATGCCCGCCGACAGCGGCCCCGCGTCACCCTGGCCTCTCTCTTCCTCCGTCATGGTCGCCAGCCCCGCCGGCCGTTCCCTCGTGCTGTTTCTGcatgctgctgccgccgctgtccgtgttgctgttgctgccacCGAAGCTGCTGCTATTGCTTGTCGTGGCCGATGCAGTTGCTTGATGCTATTAGCTGTTGCTGCTGTTCCGCTAGCTCTTGCCTGCTGTCGAGCCTGTGCTGCTGCCAGTTGCTGTTGGTGATGCTTGCCTGCGCGCCGTGATGGATGTTGCATGTTGCTGTAGGTGCTAGCTGCTAGGCTGCTGCTTGCTGTGCTTGCCTGTTGCCGATAGCTGCTGCTTGCCTGATGCTACCGGGTGTTGTGCCTCCTGCCGCCGCTGCTTGCGCTAGCCGCTGTCGTGCCATGCTTGTTGTTTGCCTGCATGCCGCTGCTGTCGATTTCTGTTGCCGGTCGTTGCCTAGTGATGTTGCTAGTTAGTTGTTGCTGATGTGCCTTGCTGCTGCCGTTGCCTGATGCTGTTGTCATGTTGCTGCTGTCGTTGTTTGCCGCTAGCCGCTGATGCTGCTGCTAGGTTGCTATTGCTAGTTGCATGCTTGCACCGATGCTATTGCTGATAGTTGCTTGCTGCCAGCTAGTAGCTGCCGATGCATGCTAGTGCTAGTTGCTGCTAGGAAGCTTGATGCGTGCTAGTTGCTGTAGCTGTTGGCTGCTGTTCCTGCTAAGCTTGCATGCTAGCAGATGTTGCTTGCCTATGCTGCCACTTGCCGTCGCCGCTTAGACCTTCACCGCCACcgtgtcgacaagttcacgagtaCCCCGACGTCCTCGATGACCCAGACATCTTCGGTAACGTGTACgattaccgtcgccgaagacccgcctACCGAcaccaagagtacgactaccgtcgacgagaccgtgtaccactacttcaactaccggcgcgtgtacaactacttccacgacgaccacgacttccacgacgaccgttggtccGCTACGACCCGATCCCCTCCGATTCACACGCATCGAAGGTATAacgatgagacgtggccgagaaccatatgcatgtgttgtatgagttgtatcgtgtgttTGCACCGTTtgtatgcccgttgcacgttgtcttcttttcgtcgtgcccccgacacacgggaacccggtaatcgggatcaccccaccTTTATTTAATGTTTCCGCACACGCATCGTATAGTTGACACGATATCTCGACAAGATTACCggaataggaacgttgccgtggcatcgtttccattttgccgccatggttccctctcgctcgccgtggcgacacttgaTTCTTTCTCTccttgcccgtgttgttgtatcttgcatgcatgacgcattcatggcatgatatattgtgttgcatgtctcttgtgccgtagctccgatctatgtttcgcgtgttacccgactaggatgtcgtgtaggaccatcgcttcacccttgctatgttaacaacaattaaatattgccgcgtaaataatcgggagtgaattaaataattaatcgtggagtttcgtcgatatgcaacccgttgcatatcgagcttcatttaatgtgtagagtttgcttgaggtgaattgccatgccattccTTGCATtttaaactgatcatgcatcatagtagggtatgcatcatgttgtgcatcgtgtggtgaatatctgtgttgatgtttgtttcagtttgctccgtctcgatagagttccacagcgtgccggattgtgaggacccgttcaactacgttggttcgccgacttcacggagtcgttcttcttccaagcgggatctcaggcaagatgaccatttccccagataccattactatcattgccatgctagttttatcgtttctatcgtttatgtctcgttgcctaccacatgttaaatatcagcctctcaacaatgccatgattaccttcaacctgttcgacctagcaaaccactgttttgctatgttactgcttgcttaaccctgtgttagcattgctagttgcaggtgtagttgcttccatgtgataacatgggttccttgtcttatcaccatattagtgctatttaatttaatggacctatatacttggtaaaaggtggaaggctcggcctttctagcctggtgttttgttccacctttgccccattagttttcggctaccggtgttatgttccataaatgagcgctcctaacacgatcggggttgttatggggacccccttgataattcgttttagattaaagctggtctggcaaggcccaactttggtactacatttgcctaataactaatgaactgcatagggagtaattaacccgaggataatgtaatcaacccccgggccagtgctcctcatgagtgttggtccaaaacagagcagcttattaacgctacccggggcaacccgGCGTTTggggtggtaaccatcgctcatccgtcgtgtcctgagaacgaggtacgcgactcctatcgggattgtcgacacgtcgggcggccttgctggattagttttacctttgacggaatatcttgtgcatcgggattccggtgatgctttgggtaatctcagagttgaggttttccactagggaatccgacgagatcgcgagcttcgtgattgaggatttctatgcggcttgtggtaatttgtgatggactagttggagcacccctgcagggttaaatcttttcggaaagccgtgcccgcggttatgtggaaacgtggaaactttgtttaacattggttctagataacttgaagttaacttaattaaaatatgccaactgtgtgcgtaaccgtgactgtctctttcgtgagttccttctccgatcgaggacacggtggggttatgtctgacgtaggtaggtgttcaggatcattcattcgatcatctgtagttcacgtccgtttatttcttgtactcgtaagtttagccaccaaatatgtgcttagccgctgctgcaacctcaccacttaaccatatcccacccattaagctttgctagtcttgatacctttggaaatgagattgctgagtcccctgtggctcacagattactacaacaccagttgcaggtacaggtaaaggttacttgacgcgagcgagttgattgtacatttggagttgcttcttcttcttcttcttcatcgatctaggatgggttccaggccggcagcctgggatagcaaggatagacgtcgttcttatttttctcgtttttttcgtccgtagtcggaccctgctcttactcttgatgattatgtaatgtactgatgtgactctgatgtagcttatggcgagtgtaagccaattctatatatctcttcttttcagtacatgtacttgtaacgatatccattcttgcgacacgacgagatgcgcttctatccctgacgaggccctcgtgccaaattgaggatagggtcgcatcttgggcgtgacaccgacTCCCCCCGCGTCGTCTCCTCGGGTGACTCGGGGGCGACCTCCCGCGTCGCCACCAGCTCCCCCCTCCGCCCCCTTCCCGCTTCGCCGCTGTCGGAGGGGACGCCGGCGAAGCCGCACGCCCCGGGGATGGCGGCGGCAGGGCCCCTCGCGTCGGCCCTTGGGATCTGGCGGCGGCGCCCCGCGTCGGTGGCTGCGAGATCCGGCGAGATCTCGCCAATCGGTGGCGCTGGAGAGCAGATCCAGGGCTCCATGGCCGGATGCGTGGCGCGCGGCCATGCTGGGGGCGCGGTGGCCGGGCGCGGCTGCGCTGGCAGGGCCTATCGGCTGGGCACGAGCATGTCCAGGATGTGCGGTGCAGTGGCCCTGGCTGGGGGTCGTGATGGTACGTGTCGGCCATGCTCAGCGGTCGTTGGCGGTGGATGTCCAGCGCAGctccgggagaaatccttgctccGGTCTTCATCGGAACCGCGACGGCGACGCCCGCCAGTGCCGCTATCTTTCTTGGAAGCGTCGTTGTGGAGGTGTGCTGCTCCCCTTCGTCGACCGCTGCCCGCACCGCCACCTGCGTCCCCCAGGTCCTGATCTGTGGGCCTCTCTCCTGCGGATTCTTGGCGGTGCCGGCGTGGTTGCTGGGGCCCTACCTGCGggtgaagccggtggaggagattcggattgggggaaagccccttggttggcccaggccGGCCGCGCCGCCGACGACGCTTAAGGGCGCCGTTATTCTTTTTGGAGACGTCGGTATACATCTGCTCCTCTGCTCTCCTCCCTTGCCTCttgggtgaaaaccctaactccgatGGGCGGCGGCGacgtccttgacgtcgtgaccttcctgaaggcgtcgccttgagggctgagtggtggtgggcactgtatGGATCCtgaacggttgctggtggtgggcactgcttcaggggaaaccctaggatctggtcttccagatcggacgatgacggTAGTGCGGTGtcatttctctcttgggagcatcgtttgtggagcagcgctggcagactgaggcaggaggtggagcggctttgTCTTGCACAGAATttcggtggagctgtcaagtcatgcctgaccgacaggtgctacgctgagtcatgcctggttggcaggtactacgcacgacagatctcccGGAGTCTTCGTATCTAgacggatgagcgcagggcggtggcgacgttgggcgccgtggtggcgtcgatggaTATTGGACtgacaaggatgatgcggatctctttcctgaagatgagcagtggttcgatgatgatggcggcttgtaaaacgtgtgcgtgaggtgtgcgttttaggtgtgctgcacctGCTGTTgtttccgatacgttatgtggatgggttGAAAACAACACCGGTCTTAAATATGTGAAGTGAgggcactccacattatcgagtttgtaggtgtgagtggtggctttggtCATTGAAAAGAACCAAATGTGTGGCgtcatggtggaggaggggcacaACATTGGAGAGTCAAAGTCTTCGCCGCTTGGAGATCGCAGGTATAACGAACGTGCCAACGTGTGACACATGTCATCATTTTTCTGGGCCAAGATCGATGCATGTCCTGCTAAAATAGACATGATCAAGAAAGATCTCTTGGTGCTAAGTCTTAACCCTTGCCTAATACAGACACGCGGTAGAATGAAGTGGAGCCATAAAAGTATTCTTGTTTTAAAAGCTAGACTGTACTGGCCGAGTTATGGCTTTACGCGTGACAACCCATCGACAGAGAATACCGAATAATACCTAGGAGTATTTTCCAATCATGGGTTGCCAATTTCTAATGCCTGGGTCAGCCCCAGATGAGCATTCCTCAATCCCCATCCTCTACCCTCGGCTTCTATATAAGCACATGACCCCGAGACATAGACAGACACAAATCtacctcctctcctcttcctttCTCTGAGCTAGCGAGCAAGCGATCAATGGCACCGAAGCGGAAGGGTGGCAATGGGCGGAAGAAGATTGCCATCCAGCGGATCGAGAAGGAGGAAGCCCGACATGTGTGCTTCTCCAAGCGGCGACAGGGTCTGTTTACCAAAGCTACCGAGCTATCAGTGATGTGTGGCGCCGAGGTAGCTGTCGTCGCCTTCTCACCCGGCGGCAAGGGTTTCTCCTTCGGCCACCCCTCTGCCGAGGCCGTCATTGACCGCTTCTTGGCAGGGGGAGCTGTGGGAGTCCTGAGCACCACTAACGATAACGAGCTGAAGAAGTTGCACCTGCAACACGGCGAGCTGCGCACGTTGctgaaggagatgaaggagcgcaAAGAGTTCATGGAGGAGGACATGGCAAAGGAGCGCGCTGCGGGGGACCAAATTGCGACGTGGCTCAACCCTGAACTCGGCGACATGCAAGAAGAGGATATTACAGCCTTCACCTCAGAGCTAATGGTAGTGCGGTCTATCGTCTCAGAACGCGTAAACCAGGTGCTCTTGGAGGGGCAAAACATCCACCGCATGCTCCACGCACCAGCGCCGCCGCTACAACAGCTCTTCGACGGAAGTGCCTTTGAGTTTGGTAGCGGTAGTAGCGACACCAGCACCAATATCGGGATGGATATGCATATGGCATTACCTCCGATGCAAGGGTTTGCTCCTAGGATGGATATGCACCATATGCTAATGGCAATGCCTCCACCACTGGATTTGGCATACGAGATGGATATGCAGCAGATTCTTATGCCGATTCCTCCACCGTCCAGGTTTGACGCTGGGATGGAGATGCAGCAGATGGTTATGGCATTGTCCCCACAACCAGAGTTCGCGACCGGGATAGATATGCAACAGATGATTATGGCAATGTCACCGCTGTCAGAGTTCTCCATCGGGATGGAGATGCCCCCTCCCACAGGAACAGCCGCGGGGACGGAGATGGTGCAGCAAGGGCCCGGGCCAAACATGCGGCTCCCATACTGAGGAGAAGGAGTCAAGATCCATATCGAGTCCGAGTCCGAGTGTCTTAGTCCGTCCGCGTCAGGATATCAATTGAGACATGGCATGCATGGATGGATGCCGATTTATTAGTTCATTGCCACTCTAGTTATATTATTCATCGTGCTTGCATATGATGATCCATCTATCTGGGTGCAAGATTTGTTATCGTACAATGAATTAAATTAATGACTTGTAATCTTTGTATCGATGGCACCGTGACAAAAAAGTAAAGAACAAAATACTATTAAGCCTTTTATTTGGTTCTCTGGAACAACACAAGAATGAAATGTTATGTAATTGTGAGTCTTGACCATTTCGAAAAGGATCAATTTATATCCCCCCTATGCTTCAATGTTTTCTTAGAATATATTTGTTGGGCATGTGTATTGTAAGGACCAGAAAACTAGGTACGACTTTTCCCTTATGCACgagtttttttggaaaaggacgtGTGCATTACTTGCATGAGTTGTGGTGTTGAGACGAAAGAAAGTACTGTAGTAGTTTTCAAGGggggaaagaaataaaagaaaagagaATGTCAAAGAGCTTGATGGACGCGATCTCCTTTTTGTCATTGGTGTGGTTTTCATATATCGGAAATGGAAGGTTATAAAAACATATGTCCATTAGGCAAGTGATGGACCAAGTTTCTAGGTTGCATCCAGCAGCAAGCCCAATGCTCGTTCTTAATCCTTGTCTATTGAAAACATGTGGAGCCATAAAAAATGAAACACTAGAGTGCACTGGCCGAGTTATGTTTTTTTTGCAGGGTGATCGAGTTACGCTTATCTGTAGGATAGTTCACCGGTAAAGAATAATGTATAATACCGTTTTGAGACTTCATTTACGCTAAAATGCTTGTAGGAATATAAATAATATTGGGAGTAGATAAAAGATAAGCACGATGACTTGCTTTTTTGAGGGAAATGATGACTCGCACTACCAAATTTAGGAGTGTGAGCTTTGATTTTTGTCTCCTTCCGTTCATGGCATCGAAAGTATAATCAAATATTGTTGAGATCAACTAGTTGATGACGAGACCTCTCCACGTTTGGTTTGAAAGCATTTTGCATAATTGTTTTGGTTGGGACTGGCTGAGCTAATGAGACTAAAAATCAACATGTGCATGTAGTTTGATTGCTTGCATTAGGCTTTTTGCATGAGGGGAACAATATGTTGCGTGCGTCGTTATTGTTAGAAAACCGGTTAAAGATGTGATCAtcagtgtgatagcctggcttattagggatgatagactactcatatcaataaggaattccttcttttccggaagcccattcaaacagaaatctcaggttaagcgtgctcagcttggagtagttctaggatgggtgatcgaccggaaagttgatcccgggtgcgcattagtgaggacaaagtgcgcagaaaagactagtattgatatgtagggccagtctagatcccgccaggagtaacgaccgccggcgggtgtgtccggggcgttacaaccaCTTCGCACTAGTGGTGATCTTACCACACACACATAACATTATCTTCTCCTAACTAGGAAACAAATGGCATTTTATCCTAGCTACTAGCTAATGACAGTACACATTATTAAGTGCCAATATGGCTGAATAGTCGAAAGTTCAATGATGATAACTAGGCGGAACTTACTCCTCATCatcttcctttccttcttctcttcctcttcttctgctACTATGCttgccccttcttcttcttcttcttcttcttcagatcctTGTCTGACCTCTGTTATCCTACATTGCCTGTGCCCACTCCAACTTTTTGTTCTTCCACACTTTGTTATCAAACGCCTCCACACCATGTTCggatttgatcacctcatcacgaGTCACATCCTCCTCCGGCACAAGTTCATCAGTTCCCCATTATAGGATCTAGTTGTGAATGATGCAACATGCAAGAACAAGCTTGACCTGGGTAGGGTAAGGGTGGAATGCCTTCTGATCCATGATCTTAAACCTATTCTTTAGAGCTCCGACTGCCCTTTCAACAGTTACTACAAGGATTCGGAgcaagaaacccattcaccaacatgggcttgatgtcttcttctcgaactgctcttggtgtacttgtccttcctctccgattctttgcctctctgggagtgtcttcgttcataatgatcttctctactccttctccctttgctaggtgactcatctcttgagcttcgtcttctaggtgactcttctcttcttttgtggggaGTTGAGCACTCATTGAAATAGTGTCCGGGCTttacacaattgtagcagtttcggtcacgactagacgaacacttctcatcatatcttgagcttgagcttatccctttgcctctactcttgtagaacttgttgaattttctgaccatgaggctgatctcttcattggtaacaagattgtcatttgaagtaatgggagtatcacctgaagctttgtaagcaccgtttgacttgttgtgcaactcatctttgtccttgagtgacatttcatgagcaacaatccttccaataacttcagttggcttgagatccttgtagtttggcatcatttgaattaatgtgcacacggtgtcatatattccatccaaggctctaagtatattattgatgatgaatttgtcggtcatctcttcacttcctaagccgacaatctcatttgtgttgagagctagcctagaatacatcttAGCGACTCCTTCactatccttcatcttgaacttgtcaagctggctttgaagcacattcaacttagattccctgagagaatcagtaccttcgtgcatatcaatcaaagtatcccaaatttcctttgcattctcaaggcaactgattttgttgaattcttcggggcacaagcagttgaacaggatatcacacgcttgagcattgtattgcaacatctttaaTTCTTctgttgtcgcatcacgatccggttctcttccttctctgaagaaatcatcttgcacaccaacacgaacaacaacccaaacgacaggattatgaccaagaatatgcattttcattttatgcttccaactagagaAGTTTGTACCATTGAAATATGGACCTCCACGGTGATAGTTTCCTTCACTAgacaccatactctcctaggttgtgaaaccaatgcaatggagaccaaagctctgataccacctataggatcgaaagtatgtctagaggggggcagtgattagactacttgacaagataaaaacttattcttttcccaatttttgttgtgggccagttttagcaattatgattaGTCAACTTCACCATAcaaatgcatatctaagagtatagcagcgaaaaataaagacatgcaaatgtaatgtagatggtaaggtagggagatcaaacgcaaaggttgacacagtgatttttggtgtggtcccaataggtggctctatcgtacgtccacgttagtggagacttcaacccacaaagggtaacgactacgagagtccatgcagggctccgcccacaaggggtccatgaa
Coding sequences within:
- the LOC123440790 gene encoding agamous-like MADS-box protein AGL11; protein product: MAPKRKGGNGRKKIAIQRIEKEEARHVCFSKRRQGLFTKATELSVMCGAEVAVVAFSPGGKGFSFGHPSAEAVIDRFLAGGAVGVLSTTNDNELKKLHLQHGELRTLLKEMKERKEFMEEDMAKERAAGDQIATWLNPELGDMQEEDITAFTSELMVVRSIVSERVNQVLLEGQNIHRMLHAPAPPLQQLFDGSAFEFGFAPRMDMHHMLMAMPPPLDLAYEMDMQQILMPIPPPSRFDAGMEMQQMVMALSPQPEFATGIDMQQMIMAMSPLSEFSIGMEMPPPTGTAAGTEMVQQGPGPNMRLPY